Proteins encoded within one genomic window of Hevea brasiliensis isolate MT/VB/25A 57/8 chromosome 8, ASM3005281v1, whole genome shotgun sequence:
- the LOC110667540 gene encoding 7-deoxyloganetin glucosyltransferase — translation MDIPGMSKPHAVCIPYPAQGHINPMLKLAKLLHHSGFYITFVHTEHNQRRLLKSRGSNSLPGLPDFVFETIPDGLPPTDADASQDIASLVEATSTNCLVPFRELLAKLNSSSDIPPVSCIISDGIMTFTLKAAEEIGVPDVLFWTTSACGFLGYANSKNLIERGLVPLEDVSYLTNGFLKTTIDWIPGMKDIRLRDLPTITRITDGNDSMLKFTIREIERASKASAIVLNTYDELENEVLLGLSSMFTPPIYTLGPLQLLLGENSSENDVASISSNLWKEDTECLQWLDSKEPNSVVFVNFGSMTVITSQQLVEFAWGLANSKQNFLWIIRPDLVQGESAILPKEFLDETKERGMMASWCQQEQILKHPSIGGFLSHMGWNSTIESLSSGVPMVCWPFIGETPTNCRFACNDWGIGMEIDYNVKRDEVEKLLKELMEGAKGKEMKKKALEWKRKAEEATAPHGSSYINLDRLIEEVLLSTRP, via the exons ATGGATATTCCTGGGATGAGCAAGCCTCATGCAGTGTGCATCCCCTACCCAGCTCAGGGTCACATAAACCCAATGCTCAAACTAGCAAAACTACTCCATCACAGTGGCTTTTACATTACTTTTGTTCACACTGAGCATAACCAGAGACGCTTGCTGAAGTCTAGAGGCTCCAACTCCCTTCCTGGCCTTCCTGACTTTGTCTTTGAAACCATCCCGGACGGTCTACCTCCGACTGATGCTGATGCTAGCCAAGACATTGCATCTCTTGTTGAAGCTACCTCAACGAATTGCTTAGTCCCATTCCGTGAGCTTCTTGCTAAACTTAACTCATCCTCTGATATTCCACCAGTTTCTTGCATAATCTCCGATGGTATCATGACTTTTACTCTTAAAGCTGCTGAAGAAATTGGAGTCCCTGATGTTCTTTTTTGGACTACAAGTGCTTGTGGATTCTTAGGCTATGCAAATTCTAAGAATCTTATTGAAAGAGGCCTAGTACCACTTGAAG ATGTGAGCTATTTAACAAATGGGTTTCTGAAGACTACCATCGATTGGATTCCAGGTATGAAAGATATTCGTCTGAGGGACTTGCCGACTATAACTCGCATAACAGATGGAAATGATTCAATGCTAAAATTTACTattagagagatagagagagcctCAAAAGCTTCAGCcattgttttaaatacttatgatGAGTTAGAAAATGAAGTTTTGCTTGGTCTTTCATCTATGTTCACCCCTCCAATTTACACCCTGGGTCCTCTCCAGTTGCTTCTTGGTGAAAATTCTTCAGAGAATGATGTAGCATCCATCAGTTCCAATCTGTGGAAAGAAGACACTGAGTGTCTCCAATGGCTTGATTCCAAGGAGCCCAATTCAGTCGTTTTTGTAAATTTTGGCAGCATGACTGTCATCACATCGCAACAACTTGTAGAGTTTGCGTGGGGACTAGCTAACAGCAAACAAAACTTTCTCTGGATAATAAGGCCTGACCTTGTCCAAGGTGAatcggcaattttgccaaaagagTTCCTTGATGAAACCAAAGAAAGAGGTATGATGGCAAGCTGGTGTCAGCAGGAACAAATCCTAAAGCACCCATCAATTGGAGGGTTTCTAAGCCATATGGGATGGAATTCGACTATTGAAAGCTTGTCAAGCGGAGTGCCAATGGTTTGTTGGCCATTTATTGGTGAGACGCCAACTAACTGCAGGTTTGCTTGCAATGATTGGGGTATTGGCATGGAGATAGATTATAACGTGAAGAGAGATGAAGTGGAGAAGCTTCTAAAGGAGTTAATGGAGGGAGCGAAGggtaaagaaatgaaaaagaaggcATTAGAGTGGAAGAGAAAAGCAGAGGAGGCCACAGCTCCTCACGGTAGCTCATATATAAATTTAGACAGATTGATCGAGGAGGTGCTGCTGTCAACAAGACCATAG